The following coding sequences lie in one Pseudoxanthomonas sp. SE1 genomic window:
- a CDS encoding DUF47 family protein: protein MFSLQTIFGSGQQFYTLLDEAAQAAHDSTKALHTMMKATDRQPALDAFKLARLRERAASDKIGKALVDSFITPIEREDIEALGSALYKIPKQVEKFADRYSLALQHLDGIDFAPRAAMLEQAASVVVEMVHEIKKMNIDRMTSLNEKLRAIENEADRLMLELYRDIYSGRLDHLQMFLLKEFFEILEKAIDRCREAGVVAYQIVLKNS, encoded by the coding sequence ATGTTCTCCCTCCAGACGATCTTCGGCTCCGGCCAGCAGTTCTACACGCTGTTGGACGAGGCCGCCCAAGCCGCCCACGACAGCACCAAGGCCCTGCACACCATGATGAAGGCCACCGACCGCCAGCCGGCGCTGGATGCCTTCAAGCTGGCGCGCCTGCGCGAGCGCGCGGCCTCGGACAAGATCGGCAAGGCGCTGGTGGACAGCTTCATCACGCCGATCGAGCGCGAGGACATCGAAGCCCTGGGGTCGGCGCTGTACAAGATCCCCAAGCAGGTCGAGAAGTTCGCCGACCGCTATTCGCTGGCCCTCCAGCACCTGGACGGGATCGACTTCGCGCCACGCGCGGCGATGCTGGAACAGGCGGCCAGCGTGGTGGTGGAGATGGTCCACGAAATCAAGAAGATGAACATCGATCGCATGACCTCGCTCAACGAGAAGCTGCGCGCGATCGAGAACGAGGCCGACCGGTTGATGCTGGAGCTGTACCGCGACATCTACTCCGGCCGCCTGGACCACCTGCAGATGTTCCTGTTGAAGGAGTTCTTCGAGATCCTGGAAAAGGCCATCGACCGCTGCCGTGAAGCCGGCGTGGTGGCGTACCAGATCGTCCTCAAGAACAGCTGA
- a CDS encoding MGMT family protein has product MSAKSPEDRILAAIRAIPRGQVAGYGEVAHRAGLPGRARLTARILSQNDDATLPWHRVLRSDGRIAFPEGSKAFREQSQRLRAEGVKVENGRVKRPRREDDLDAALWGPGAR; this is encoded by the coding sequence ATGAGCGCCAAGTCTCCCGAAGATCGCATCCTGGCCGCGATCCGCGCCATTCCGCGCGGGCAGGTGGCGGGTTATGGCGAAGTGGCGCACCGTGCCGGATTGCCCGGCCGTGCGCGCTTGACCGCACGCATCCTCAGCCAGAACGACGATGCCACGCTGCCGTGGCACCGCGTGCTGCGGTCGGATGGCCGCATCGCATTCCCGGAAGGCTCGAAGGCGTTCCGCGAACAGAGCCAGCGCCTGCGTGCGGAAGGCGTGAAGGTGGAGAACGGACGAGTGAAACGCCCGCGCAGGGAAGACGATCTCGATGCCGCCCTGTGGGGACCTGGCGCGCGGTGA
- a CDS encoding M13 family metallopeptidase — protein sequence MPSPRPALGRPTLIAFALVIALGAPQAEAQRKKRATTPAVSAQCTDFYAATNADWLKKNSLPAGVGSVSVLGAFRERTLEQQRALLDGAMKAPQGNVQKLLGDFWASGLDEAAVEADGSRPIAPLLDRINAIKKPKDVAPAIAALHQVGVPVTFNFSPDVDLQALDRHIGYFMQGGLGLPDPAYYTRTDADTRELLGRYRTYVKQVLALTGTPANKLDAESALVIDLETKLAQVSKPLVDLRSPFANYAPVPTKDLGKQYRNLQLDAFLKVQGVTDDTVSMADPALFKRLDGLVGSLKPDQWKAYLRWRVGDAMAPYLAKPFRDAEFEFRGRVLRGEAAPAPRWRQVLDAINLAAGPMLGKEYAERYVPSEHKRRAEQIAGQVRDALGRGIERSTWLSDAARTEAKAKLDKLKIEVGTPRRDLDYSVQPMGRGSFGGNMLIASTWRHREEMKRIGKGNADRRWDVLPQQPALAYDLAQNRLIVTAAVLQEEIFDAKQPAAVQYGAFGALVGHELSRGFDGKGRMVDAKAQLRDWWSAADVAAWNALGSKVATQYGAYAYPGLKNVKVNGTLTQDENLADLAGVELAWDAFTTAEPQANAAARQSFYKAWATLWAQNLSETEAAQRAAVDVHAPGQWRANGPLTQQPAFAQAFTCKAGQPMQAKEADQVRIWR from the coding sequence ATGCCCAGCCCGCGCCCCGCTCTCGGCCGCCCCACCCTGATCGCCTTCGCCCTCGTCATCGCACTGGGCGCCCCCCAAGCCGAAGCGCAGCGCAAGAAGCGCGCGACCACCCCTGCCGTGAGCGCGCAGTGCACCGACTTCTACGCCGCCACCAATGCGGACTGGCTGAAGAAGAACAGCCTGCCTGCCGGCGTCGGCAGCGTCAGCGTGCTGGGCGCCTTCCGCGAGCGCACCCTTGAGCAGCAGCGCGCCCTGCTGGATGGCGCCATGAAGGCACCGCAGGGCAACGTGCAGAAACTGCTCGGCGACTTCTGGGCCAGCGGCCTGGACGAAGCCGCCGTGGAAGCGGATGGTTCCAGGCCTATCGCGCCGCTGCTTGACCGCATCAACGCCATCAAGAAGCCCAAGGACGTAGCGCCGGCCATCGCCGCGCTGCACCAGGTCGGCGTGCCGGTGACCTTCAACTTCAGTCCGGACGTGGACCTGCAGGCACTGGACCGCCACATCGGCTACTTCATGCAGGGCGGCCTTGGCCTGCCCGACCCGGCCTACTACACCCGCACCGATGCCGACACCCGCGAACTGCTGGGCCGCTACCGCACCTACGTGAAGCAGGTGCTGGCCCTGACCGGTACGCCGGCCAACAAGCTGGATGCCGAATCCGCGCTGGTCATCGACCTGGAGACCAAACTGGCGCAGGTGTCCAAGCCATTGGTGGACCTGCGCAGCCCGTTCGCCAACTACGCTCCCGTGCCCACGAAAGATCTGGGCAAGCAGTACCGCAACCTGCAGCTGGATGCCTTCCTCAAGGTGCAGGGCGTCACCGACGACACCGTGTCGATGGCCGACCCCGCACTGTTCAAGCGCCTCGATGGCCTCGTCGGCAGCCTGAAGCCGGACCAGTGGAAGGCCTACCTGCGCTGGCGGGTGGGTGATGCGATGGCACCGTACCTGGCAAAGCCCTTCCGCGATGCCGAATTCGAATTCCGCGGCCGCGTGCTGCGTGGCGAAGCCGCCCCGGCACCACGCTGGCGCCAGGTGCTGGATGCCATCAACCTCGCTGCCGGTCCGATGCTGGGCAAGGAGTACGCCGAGCGCTACGTGCCCAGCGAGCACAAGCGCCGGGCCGAGCAGATCGCCGGACAGGTGCGCGATGCACTGGGCCGCGGCATCGAACGCAGCACCTGGCTGAGCGACGCCGCCAGGACCGAAGCCAAGGCGAAGCTGGACAAGCTGAAGATCGAGGTCGGCACGCCCAGGCGCGACCTGGACTACAGCGTGCAGCCGATGGGCCGCGGCAGTTTCGGCGGCAACATGCTGATCGCCTCCACCTGGCGCCATCGCGAGGAGATGAAGCGCATCGGCAAGGGCAACGCCGACCGCCGCTGGGACGTGCTGCCACAGCAGCCCGCGCTGGCCTACGACCTGGCCCAGAACCGCTTGATCGTGACCGCCGCCGTGCTGCAGGAAGAGATCTTCGACGCAAAGCAACCGGCTGCCGTGCAGTACGGCGCGTTCGGCGCACTGGTCGGCCATGAGCTGAGTCGTGGTTTCGATGGCAAGGGCCGGATGGTCGATGCCAAGGCCCAGTTGCGCGACTGGTGGAGCGCAGCCGATGTGGCCGCATGGAATGCGCTGGGCAGCAAGGTGGCGACGCAGTACGGCGCTTACGCATACCCGGGGCTGAAGAACGTCAAGGTCAACGGCACGCTGACCCAGGACGAGAACCTGGCCGACCTGGCCGGCGTGGAACTGGCGTGGGATGCCTTCACCACCGCCGAACCGCAGGCCAATGCCGCCGCCAGGCAGTCGTTCTACAAGGCATGGGCCACGCTGTGGGCGCAGAACCTGTCGGAAACCGAGGCCGCCCAGCGCGCGGCCGTGGACGTGCATGCACCTGGCCAGTGGCGCGCCAACGGTCCGCTGACCCAGCAACCGGCCTTCGCCCAGGCCTTCACCTGCAAAGCGGGCCAGCCGATGCAGGCGAAGGAAGCGGACCAGGTCCGGATCTGGCGCTGA
- a CDS encoding hemolysin family protein has protein sequence MSEMSVMTSRKSRLKQMAQTSHRAQRALDLSEKPENFLSTVQIGITLIGVLTGLFGGEAIGMAIADRLQGVFPSLAASFTLVGEPQPWSELIGKTLAVALITFLTLIFGELVPKRLAITAPETIAGVVAVPMGWLAKAAFPFVWLLSHSTRLVLRLLGLGKDQVSTISEEEIRMLVSEGHEAGVIDVDERNMMNRVLRLGDRTADSLMTPRKKITWLDASASYEENLQTMHESAFSRFPVYRGNDQDVIGVLEVKSLLDRFGIDKPDLFIKLREPLFVSESTHAMKLLEIFREEQQSLALVVDEYGEIQGLVTQSDLMGAVVGRLQASENTEDAPLVVVRDDGSLLVDGSLPNDDLRELLGGVALPDDDEYNTVAGMMIERFGRIPHVGERLDWAGWRFEVVDLDGARIDKLLLQKLPETDGEDLAV, from the coding sequence ATGTCCGAGATGTCGGTCATGACCTCGCGCAAGAGTCGCCTCAAACAGATGGCGCAGACCAGCCACCGCGCCCAGCGCGCGCTGGACCTGTCCGAGAAGCCCGAGAACTTCCTGTCCACGGTGCAGATCGGCATCACGCTGATCGGCGTGCTGACTGGCCTGTTCGGTGGCGAAGCCATCGGCATGGCCATCGCCGACCGGCTACAGGGCGTGTTTCCATCACTCGCGGCCAGTTTCACCCTTGTGGGTGAGCCACAGCCTTGGTCGGAGCTGATCGGCAAGACCCTTGCCGTCGCGCTGATCACCTTCCTCACGTTGATCTTTGGCGAACTGGTACCCAAGCGTCTTGCAATCACGGCGCCGGAAACGATCGCCGGTGTCGTCGCGGTGCCGATGGGCTGGCTGGCGAAAGCCGCCTTCCCCTTTGTCTGGCTGCTCTCCCACAGCACCCGCTTGGTTCTGCGCCTGCTGGGTCTGGGCAAGGACCAGGTATCCACCATAAGCGAGGAAGAAATCCGCATGCTGGTGTCCGAAGGACACGAGGCCGGCGTGATCGACGTCGACGAGCGCAACATGATGAATCGCGTACTGCGCCTCGGCGACCGTACCGCCGACAGCCTGATGACGCCGCGCAAGAAGATCACATGGCTGGATGCGTCGGCGTCGTACGAGGAGAATCTGCAGACGATGCACGAGTCCGCGTTCTCACGTTTCCCCGTGTATCGCGGCAACGACCAGGACGTTATCGGCGTGCTGGAAGTGAAGTCGCTGCTGGACCGTTTCGGCATCGACAAGCCCGATCTTTTCATCAAGCTGCGCGAGCCGCTGTTCGTCTCCGAATCAACCCATGCGATGAAGTTGCTGGAGATCTTTCGCGAAGAGCAGCAGTCGCTGGCGCTGGTCGTGGACGAATACGGCGAGATCCAAGGTCTGGTCACCCAGAGCGACCTGATGGGTGCCGTGGTCGGCCGCCTGCAGGCCAGCGAGAACACCGAGGATGCGCCGCTGGTGGTGGTGCGCGACGATGGTTCGCTGCTGGTGGACGGATCGCTGCCGAACGATGACCTGCGTGAGCTACTCGGCGGCGTAGCCCTGCCGGACGATGACGAATACAACACCGTCGCCGGCATGATGATCGAACGCTTCGGCCGCATCCCGCATGTCGGCGAACGCCTGGACTGGGCGGGCTGGCGTT
- a CDS encoding inorganic phosphate transporter — protein sequence MLTLVLVVILAALVFEFINGFHDTANSIATVVATKVLSPGQAVMLAAGMNLVGALMGTAVAKTIASGLVNTDVVQVTSQVILCALLGGIVWNLITWWKGLPSSSSHALIGGLCGAALAAAHNDWAALIWSETVGDWTKNKGILWKVVLPMVTSPVAGFLLGILVMVALWGLIAMLSRAGGWLGRLARPHFVNRFFGKAQILSAAYMGYAHGHNDAQKTMGIIALTLFGAEASGALDDLPGWLAFLHPGAAGEQDIAMWIVITCAIVMALGTASGGWKIIKTLGHKMVKLHPINGFAAETSSATILTVAAHFGMPVSTTHSISTAIMGVGFAKNPRALKFSVIERILWAWVLTIPAAGGIAYGLLRLLEAIGWA from the coding sequence ATGCTTACCCTTGTGCTGGTGGTGATCCTGGCCGCGCTCGTCTTCGAGTTCATCAACGGTTTCCACGACACCGCCAATTCCATCGCCACCGTGGTCGCCACCAAGGTGCTGTCACCTGGCCAGGCGGTGATGCTGGCCGCCGGCATGAACCTGGTCGGCGCGTTGATGGGCACGGCAGTGGCCAAGACGATCGCGTCCGGCCTGGTGAACACCGACGTGGTGCAGGTGACCTCGCAGGTGATCCTGTGCGCATTGCTCGGCGGCATCGTGTGGAACCTGATCACGTGGTGGAAGGGTCTGCCCTCGTCGTCGTCGCACGCCTTGATCGGTGGCCTGTGCGGGGCCGCGCTTGCCGCCGCCCACAACGACTGGGCGGCGCTGATCTGGTCCGAGACGGTGGGCGACTGGACCAAGAACAAGGGCATCCTGTGGAAGGTGGTGCTGCCGATGGTCACTTCGCCGGTGGCGGGCTTCCTGCTCGGCATCCTGGTGATGGTGGCGCTCTGGGGCCTGATCGCGATGCTGTCGCGGGCGGGCGGCTGGCTGGGACGGCTGGCGCGTCCGCACTTCGTCAACAGGTTCTTCGGCAAGGCGCAGATCCTGTCGGCGGCCTACATGGGCTATGCGCATGGCCACAACGATGCGCAGAAGACGATGGGCATCATCGCGCTGACGCTGTTCGGTGCCGAAGCCAGCGGTGCGCTGGACGACCTGCCGGGCTGGCTGGCGTTCCTGCATCCCGGCGCCGCGGGCGAGCAGGACATCGCCATGTGGATCGTCATCACCTGCGCCATCGTGATGGCCCTGGGCACGGCGTCGGGCGGCTGGAAGATCATCAAGACCCTCGGGCACAAGATGGTGAAGCTGCACCCGATCAATGGCTTCGCCGCGGAGACCAGTTCGGCCACCATCCTCACCGTGGCCGCGCACTTCGGCATGCCGGTCTCGACCACGCACAGCATTTCTACCGCGATCATGGGCGTGGGCTTCGCCAAGAATCCTCGCGCGCTGAAGTTCAGTGTCATCGAGAGGATCCTGTGGGCGTGGGTGCTGACGATTCCCGCCGCCGGCGGCATCGCCTACGGCCTGCTGCGCCTGCTGGAAGCGATCGGCTGGGCGTGA
- a CDS encoding rhomboid family intramembrane serine protease — translation MFPRLLPVTRNLLIANVGVYLLQLMLGNAFQAWFALWPVGHGFMPWQLLTYGFLHDTSGLTHLLFNMLALYMFGSSLEQTWGPRRFLTFFLVCIVGAGLLQLVVGWWMVSSGALPYRTVGASGGVFGLLLGYGMLFPNQRMIMFPLPMEIRARTLVIFYAVLALVLGFTGLQPGVAHFAHLGGMLFGWLMIRYWRGQPPFRKGPRKPKPPHLRAVK, via the coding sequence ATGTTTCCCCGTTTGCTTCCCGTCACCCGGAACCTGCTGATCGCCAATGTCGGCGTCTACCTCCTGCAGCTCATGCTGGGCAATGCGTTCCAGGCATGGTTCGCGTTGTGGCCGGTAGGCCACGGCTTCATGCCCTGGCAATTGCTGACGTACGGATTCCTCCACGACACCAGCGGCCTGACGCATCTGCTGTTCAACATGCTGGCGCTGTACATGTTCGGGTCGTCGCTGGAACAGACATGGGGCCCCAGGCGCTTCCTGACCTTCTTCCTGGTGTGCATCGTGGGCGCGGGCCTGCTGCAGCTGGTCGTGGGATGGTGGATGGTGTCGTCCGGTGCGCTGCCGTATCGCACGGTCGGTGCGTCCGGTGGCGTGTTCGGCCTGCTGCTGGGTTACGGCATGCTGTTTCCGAACCAGCGCATGATCATGTTCCCGTTGCCGATGGAAATACGGGCACGCACGCTGGTGATCTTCTATGCGGTCCTCGCCCTGGTGCTCGGCTTCACCGGCCTGCAGCCTGGCGTGGCGCATTTCGCGCATCTCGGCGGCATGCTGTTCGGGTGGCTGATGATCCGCTACTGGCGTGGCCAGCCGCCGTTCCGCAAGGGACCGCGCAAGCCCAAGCCGCCGCATCTGCGCGCCGTCAAATAG
- a CDS encoding aminopeptidase produces the protein MTRLTVSILGAAIACVVLAACQKQETPPPADTQATAEPATDIPAEPAAPPVDLEQLAQRLVASAAVKEGDAVIIVGRTHDAELLEDIALHVRRAGAFPMIEYTSDRLAKRMFFDVPAQFDSQAPALDLALSKVFDVVISLSNGTSENLFEGADPQRVAARGKAGEAIGQAFMKENVRQVEIGNGLYPTPWRAQRLGMSETELARTFWEGVNVDHAALQTRGQAVKGALAAGNELHISHPNGTDYRMRIQGRPVLVSDGVISPEDIRSGGPALQVFLPAGEVYTTPVAGTGEGRIVASRDYFRGQAIDDLAVTVAGGKITALTGTGPGFAALKAEFDAVGDARKNEVSFFDMGINPNVKLPSGSQVGNWVPAGTVTLGLGNNLWAGGDNAITYGMNFFLPGSTVTLDGKVIVDKGQLTL, from the coding sequence ATGACCCGTCTCACCGTGTCGATACTGGGCGCCGCGATCGCCTGCGTCGTGCTGGCCGCGTGCCAGAAACAGGAAACACCGCCTCCTGCGGACACGCAGGCCACAGCCGAACCCGCCACCGACATCCCCGCCGAACCCGCCGCCCCGCCGGTCGACCTGGAACAACTTGCCCAGCGCCTGGTCGCCAGCGCAGCGGTGAAGGAAGGCGATGCCGTCATCATCGTCGGCAGGACCCACGATGCCGAACTGCTGGAAGACATCGCGCTGCACGTACGCCGCGCGGGGGCTTTCCCGATGATCGAGTACACCAGCGACCGGCTCGCCAAGCGGATGTTCTTCGATGTACCGGCGCAGTTCGACAGCCAGGCACCGGCGCTGGATCTGGCGCTGTCCAAGGTCTTCGACGTGGTCATCTCGTTGAGCAACGGCACCTCGGAAAACCTGTTCGAGGGCGCCGACCCGCAGCGCGTGGCGGCACGCGGCAAGGCCGGGGAAGCCATCGGCCAGGCGTTCATGAAGGAGAACGTGCGCCAGGTGGAGATCGGCAACGGTCTGTATCCCACGCCATGGCGCGCGCAACGGCTGGGCATGTCCGAAACCGAACTCGCCAGGACGTTCTGGGAGGGCGTCAACGTGGATCACGCCGCGCTGCAGACGCGTGGACAGGCGGTGAAAGGCGCGCTGGCCGCCGGCAACGAACTGCACATCAGCCACCCCAACGGCACCGACTACCGGATGCGGATCCAGGGACGCCCGGTGCTGGTCAGCGATGGCGTCATCTCGCCAGAGGACATCCGCAGCGGCGGACCTGCACTGCAGGTCTTCCTGCCCGCCGGCGAGGTCTACACCACGCCCGTCGCGGGCACCGGCGAAGGCCGCATCGTCGCCAGCCGCGACTACTTCCGCGGGCAGGCCATCGATGACCTCGCCGTGACCGTCGCCGGCGGCAAGATCACCGCACTCACCGGGACAGGGCCCGGCTTCGCGGCACTGAAAGCCGAGTTCGATGCAGTGGGCGATGCCCGCAAGAACGAAGTCTCGTTCTTCGACATGGGCATCAATCCGAACGTCAAACTGCCCTCCGGCAGCCAGGTGGGCAACTGGGTGCCGGCCGGCACGGTGACCCTGGGCCTGGGCAACAATCTGTGGGCTGGTGGCGACAACGCCATCACGTACGGCATGAACTTCTTCCTGCCCGGCAGTACGGTGACATTGGATGGCAAGGTCATCGTGGACAAGGGCCAATTGACCTTGTGA